A genomic region of Solanum dulcamara chromosome 2, daSolDulc1.2, whole genome shotgun sequence contains the following coding sequences:
- the LOC129875692 gene encoding probable transcription factor At5g61620 — translation MVGSSNSIKLFGVVINTESWMNLHKGRRWSEDEHKAFLVGLDKLGKGNWTGIAKHFVSSRTPTQVASHAQKYFDRQKEKRALKRHKSSVFDINLDKESSNTCVELVSKNKKKGKQVLNEESPISPMPISYRLPPNVPMANYSLNATPLVHGATSQSSSVSVDNLDLTL, via the coding sequence ATGGTGGGGAGTAGTAATAGCATTAAACTATTTGGTGTTGTCATCAATACTGAGTCTTGGATGAATTTACACAAGGGAAGAAGATGGAGTGAAGATGAACATAAGGCATTCTTGGTTGGATTGGACAAACTTGGAAAAGGAAATTGGACTGGAATTGCTAAACATTTTGTGTCAAGCAGAACACCAACACAAGTAGCGAGCCATgcccaaaaatattttgacagacaaaaagagaagagagcaCTCAAACGCCACAAGTCCAGCGTCTTCGACATTAATTTGGACAAAGAATCCTCAAACACTTGTGTGGAATTGGTGtcgaaaaataagaagaaaggaAAACAAGTATTGAATGAAGAAAGTCCAATTTCACCAATGCCAATCAGTTACAGACTTCCTCCCAATGTTCCCATGGCAAATTATTCGTTGAATGCAACTCCACTAGTCCACGGGGCTACGTCTCAGTCTAGCTCTGTGTCCGTGGATAATTTAGATCTAACTCTCTAG
- the LOC129870442 gene encoding uncharacterized protein LOC129870442: protein MSFMDGSSGYNQIRMSPKDEEFTAFRSPKDVTLVEIQPPWKMYFDGAAHREGAGAGVAFVTSHGEGNWTEIAKHFVQSRTPTQIASHAQKYFDRLKEKSIFDINLDQESSNTYPELVSKKKKKGKQVLNEESPISPMPISYILPSNGSYSYAYVPMNNDQFNFVSSSTNATPLVHRASSQSSSASVDVKAWQIKKMGESKHSIKLFGVDISSDDNGDSVVSGSRNKRSEDEDKGISEVEKTGDASSSRTEELGCSSNSIELFDVKINYGDSIVLRSRNKRRICSEDAQKCTSEVEEIEKTRDVSSSRTKEIGCSSNNNELFDVEMYTEIHDDNGDSVVLGSTKKEGDWTNDEHKAFLIGLERLGKPNWTGIAKEFVPSRTNIQVYNHAQKYFARLEANNNKAASRLVM, encoded by the exons ATGtccttcatggatggttcatctggatacaatcaaattcgcatGTCACCAAAGGATGAAGAATTTACTGCATTTCgctctcctaaag acgTAACGCTAGtggaaattcagccaccttggaagatgtattttgatggtgctgcacatcGTGAAGGGGCCGGTGCTGGAGTGGCatttgtcacttcccatggagaa GGAAATTGGACTGAAATTGCTAAACATTTTGTGCAAAGCAGGACACCAACTCAAATTGCGAGTCATGCCCAGAAATATTTTGACAGACTAAAAGAGAAGAGTATCTTCGACATTAATTTGGACCAAGAATCCTCAAATACTTATCCTGAATTGGTGtcgaaaaagaagaagaaaggcaAACAAGTATTGAATGAAGAAAGTCCAATTTCACCAATGCCAATCAGCTACATACTTCCTTCTAATGGAAGTTATTCCTATGCCTATGTTCCCATGAACAATGATCAGTTTAATTTTGTCTCATCATCAACTAATGCAACTCCACTAGTCCACCGGGCTTCGTCTCAGTCTAGTTCTGCGTCCGTGGAT GTAAAAGCTT ggcaaatcaagaaaatggggGAGAGCAAGCATAGCATTAAGCTATTTGGTGTTGATATCAGTAGTGATGATAATGGGGATTCGGTTGTTTCAGGATCAAGAAACAAGAGAAGTGAAGATGAAGACAAGGGTATATCTGAAGTTGAAAAAACAGGGGATGCTTCAAGTTCAAGAACAGAGGAACTAGGGTGCAGCAGTAATAGCATTGAACTATTTGATGTTAAGATCAATTATGGGGATTCGATTGTTTTACGATCAAGAAACAAGAGAAGAATATGTAGTGAAGATGCACAGAAATGTACAtctgaagttgaagaaattgaaaaaacaaGGGATGTTTCAAGTTCAAGAACCAAGGAAATAGGCTGTAGCAGTAACAACAATGAACTATTTGATGTTGAGATGTATACTGAGATTCATGATGATAATGGAGATTCGGTTGTTTTAGGATCAACAAAAAAGGAAGGAGATTGGACTAATGATGAACACAAGGCATTCTTGATTGGATTGGAGAGACTTGGAAAACCAAATTGGACTGGAATTGCCAAAGAATTTGTGCCAAGTAGAACGAATATACAAGTTTACAACCATGCCCAGAAATATTTTGCACGACTCGAGGCTAACAATAACAAAGCAGCAAGTCGACTAGTAATGTAA
- the LOC129875698 gene encoding probable transcription factor At5g61620, producing the protein MVGSSNSIKLFGVVINTESWMNLHKGRRWSEDEHKAFLVGLDKLGKRNWTGIAKHFVSSRTPTQVASHAQKYFDRQKEKRALKRHKSSVFDINLDKESSNTCVELVSKNKKKGKQVLNEESPISPMPISYRLPPNVPMANYSLNATPLVHGATSQSSSVSVDNLDLTL; encoded by the coding sequence ATGGTGGGGAGTAGTAATAGCATTAAACTATTTGGTGTTGTCATCAATACTGAGTCTTGGATGAATTTACACAAGGGAAGAAGATGGAGTGAAGATGAACATAAGGCATTCTTGGTTGGATTGGACAAACTTGGAAAAAGAAATTGGACTGGAATTGCTAAACATTTTGTGTCAAGCAGAACACCAACACAAGTAGCGAGCCATgcccaaaaatattttgacagacaaaaagagaagagagcaCTCAAACGCCACAAGTCCAGCGTCTTCGACATTAATTTGGACAAAGAATCCTCAAACACTTGTGTGGAATTGGTGtcgaaaaataagaagaaaggaAAACAAGTATTGAATGAAGAAAGTCCAATTTCACCAATGCCAATCAGTTACAGACTTCCTCCCAATGTTCCCATGGCAAATTATTCGTTGAATGCAACTCCACTAGTCCACGGGGCTACGTCTCAGTCTAGCTCTGTGTCCGTGGATAATTTAGATCTAACTCTCTAG